Proteins from a single region of Zavarzinella sp.:
- a CDS encoding SUMF1/EgtB/PvdO family nonheme iron enzyme, with translation MYLKKLILSTALATATICGVTCLAVLAQPEKPKQELPALKNYTETVKITDRSSKSEVKVDFDMVAVPGGEFMMGSPETEEGRASNEGPQVKVKVAPFWMGKCEVTWDEYDLYFRYNNANLRPDVERGTVITRKKEDIKEPADAVSQPTKPYVPETYNHQRSKHPVICLTHHAAMTYCEWLSKKTGKKYRLPTEAEWEYACRAGSQEAYPWGADAGKADDYAWHKKNSPTEELPGGTTHAVGSKKPNAFGLHDMNGNVLEWCMDHAIADAYSRYPMMFGKDGLVLNPCIKPTNLKWSHVTRGGHFKSRKLTDLRSAARTFSDPEWMEDDPQLPQSIWWLTNYDTVGFRVVRSLDESDELSKVKPLIVLDDDNDKIYKLK, from the coding sequence ATGTATCTGAAAAAATTGATCCTTTCCACAGCACTGGCAACCGCCACCATCTGTGGAGTAACGTGCCTGGCAGTGCTGGCACAACCAGAGAAGCCAAAGCAGGAATTGCCAGCACTCAAAAATTACACCGAAACTGTCAAAATTACCGACCGCTCTTCGAAAAGTGAAGTCAAAGTCGATTTTGACATGGTGGCAGTCCCAGGTGGGGAATTCATGATGGGCAGCCCTGAGACCGAAGAGGGGCGAGCTTCCAACGAAGGCCCCCAGGTGAAGGTGAAAGTGGCACCATTCTGGATGGGTAAATGCGAAGTTACCTGGGATGAATACGATTTGTACTTCCGTTACAACAACGCCAACCTGCGTCCTGATGTGGAACGCGGCACCGTGATTACCCGCAAGAAAGAAGATATCAAAGAACCTGCCGATGCGGTCAGCCAGCCCACCAAGCCGTACGTGCCGGAAACATACAACCACCAACGCTCGAAGCATCCTGTGATCTGCCTGACACACCACGCAGCAATGACTTATTGCGAATGGCTGTCCAAGAAAACAGGCAAGAAGTATCGCCTGCCCACCGAAGCAGAGTGGGAATATGCTTGTCGTGCAGGTTCCCAAGAAGCCTATCCCTGGGGTGCAGATGCCGGCAAAGCAGACGATTATGCCTGGCACAAGAAAAACTCTCCCACGGAAGAACTGCCAGGTGGCACCACGCACGCAGTTGGTTCCAAGAAACCAAACGCATTTGGACTGCACGATATGAATGGCAACGTGTTGGAATGGTGTATGGACCATGCCATTGCTGATGCCTACAGCCGTTATCCGATGATGTTCGGTAAAGATGGCCTGGTGCTGAATCCGTGCATCAAACCAACCAATCTGAAATGGTCCCACGTGACCCGCGGTGGGCATTTCAAGAGCCGCAAGCTGACCGATCTGCGAAGTGCAGCACGCACCTTCTCTGATCCGGAATGGATGGAAGACGATCCCCAATTGCCCCAGAGCATCTGGTGGCTGACCAATTACGATACAGTTGGTTTTCGCGTGGTACGTTCGCTGGATGAAAGCGATGAATTGAGCAAAGTGAAGCCACTGATTGTGCTGGATGATGACAACGATAAAATATACAAACTGAAATAA
- a CDS encoding Gfo/Idh/MocA family oxidoreductase — translation MSEQNNNRREFMTHSALAATGAALLTGGVHAGGSEIIKVGVIGCGGRGSGAAGNILDADSKVEITALGDVFQSQAEGAAQRLGRKYGERVKASKGKGIFSGLDAYKQVLDTDIDLVILATPPGFRPYHIEAAIEAKKNIFTEKPVAVDVTGIRKCLELVKKSKDAGIGIVAGTQRRHQTGYIETIKRIKDGAIGDVTSARAYWNGNGIWFRGRQPGMSDTHYQIHNWYHFLWTCGDHIVEQHVHNLDVINWVLGAHPISASGMGGRSNRPVGDPNSVGHIFDHFSVEYEYPNNVFVQSFCRQIEGTTSSVSEAVVGTKGISQVNGYNINGKRVFEGKEINPYVQEHMDLIASIREGKPLNELEQVTISTMTAILGRMSTYAGIRLTWKDVMEKAKEDTFPAKIDLTAPLPVTPVPVVGKTRFF, via the coding sequence ATGTCAGAACAAAACAATAATCGTCGTGAATTCATGACGCACAGTGCACTGGCCGCAACGGGTGCCGCACTGTTGACCGGTGGTGTGCACGCAGGTGGCAGCGAAATCATTAAAGTAGGCGTCATTGGCTGCGGTGGTCGTGGAAGTGGTGCAGCTGGCAATATTCTGGATGCAGACAGCAAAGTGGAAATCACTGCTCTGGGTGATGTTTTCCAAAGCCAGGCAGAAGGTGCTGCACAGCGCCTTGGCCGCAAATATGGCGAACGGGTCAAAGCAAGCAAAGGAAAAGGGATCTTTTCCGGCTTAGACGCCTACAAGCAAGTGCTGGATACCGATATCGATCTGGTGATTCTGGCTACCCCACCTGGGTTTCGGCCGTACCACATTGAAGCGGCAATCGAAGCGAAGAAAAATATCTTCACCGAAAAACCAGTCGCTGTTGATGTCACGGGTATCCGCAAGTGCCTCGAGCTGGTGAAGAAGTCGAAAGATGCCGGCATCGGCATTGTTGCAGGTACGCAGCGTCGCCACCAGACAGGTTACATTGAAACCATCAAACGAATCAAAGATGGTGCCATTGGCGATGTCACTTCCGCACGTGCGTACTGGAATGGGAACGGCATCTGGTTCCGTGGCCGCCAGCCGGGCATGAGCGATACCCACTATCAGATTCACAACTGGTACCACTTCCTCTGGACCTGTGGCGACCACATTGTGGAACAGCACGTTCATAACCTGGATGTGATCAACTGGGTGCTGGGTGCCCACCCAATCAGTGCATCGGGCATGGGTGGCCGCAGCAATCGACCTGTAGGCGATCCCAACTCTGTGGGGCATATTTTTGACCACTTCTCCGTGGAATACGAATACCCCAACAACGTGTTCGTGCAGAGCTTCTGCCGCCAGATCGAAGGCACCACGTCGAGTGTTTCGGAAGCAGTCGTGGGCACCAAGGGTATCAGCCAGGTCAATGGTTACAACATTAACGGTAAACGAGTGTTTGAAGGCAAAGAAATCAACCCATACGTGCAGGAGCACATGGATCTGATTGCCAGCATTCGCGAAGGAAAACCGCTGAATGAACTGGAACAGGTGACGATCAGCACCATGACGGCGATTCTGGGCCGGATGTCCACGTATGCGGGCATTCGCCTGACCTGGAAAGATGTGATGGAGAAAGCAAAGGAAGATACTTTCCCCGCGAAGATCGACCTGACTGCCCCACTGCCCGTGACACCAGTCCCAGTGGTAGGCAAAACCCGCTTCTTCTAA
- a CDS encoding 2OG-Fe(II) oxygenase: MNHSRIFTIERFLSSSESASLADLCEGIGFENQYSGEGLLIRSRAQFEDHYWAKLIWERLQSALPRLTDVYTNGFSPEPAPPYPLHLYSPVQLNERFRCYKYGPGEEFRRHQDIAFEYSKTKRTFFTVLIYLNDGYAGGETTFDDCIVTPNLGMLVMFPHELEHAGQKIVSGLKYTIRTDVVYEAFAG, translated from the coding sequence ATGAATCATAGTCGAATTTTCACCATCGAACGATTTTTATCCTCAAGTGAATCTGCTTCACTGGCAGATTTGTGTGAAGGGATCGGTTTTGAAAACCAATATTCTGGAGAAGGGCTACTAATTCGCAGTCGGGCGCAGTTCGAGGATCATTATTGGGCTAAACTCATCTGGGAAAGACTCCAATCTGCACTTCCACGTCTGACAGACGTTTACACCAACGGATTTTCACCGGAGCCTGCCCCACCATATCCGTTGCATCTCTACTCGCCGGTGCAATTGAATGAACGTTTTCGGTGCTACAAATATGGCCCTGGTGAAGAATTTCGTCGCCACCAGGATATTGCCTTCGAATACTCGAAAACAAAACGAACTTTTTTTACTGTGCTGATCTATCTGAACGATGGCTATGCAGGTGGTGAAACCACTTTCGACGACTGTATTGTCACACCGAACCTTGGCATGCTCGTAATGTTCCCCCACGAACTGGAACATGCAGGGCAGAAAATTGTGTCAGGATTAAAATACACAATTCGTACAGATGTTGTGTACGAAGCATTCGCTGGGTAA
- a CDS encoding FAD:protein FMN transferase: MNLRHFTIICGLLFAAPLQGGEIQRFRYESPQMGTTFSITLYAETEQLAERAVTAAFERVAHLNTLMSDYDPKSELMQLCSKNKTTLAGPQKVSAELFYVLQKCTALSQLSEGAFDASIGPLSRIWRTARKEKKLPPAETIQTALTRMGYRNVKLNPKDRTVELLVPGMQLDLGGIAKGYAADEAIATLKKFNISIALVAASGDIATMGIPPDSKGWKIDIAPPVGSTDKRTVLLKEMAVSTSGDSFQFLEIDGKRYSHLIDPRTGYGIEGRRSVTVIAPRGIDADSYTKMASIWAPEKAIAAIEKIPGMECSISLMVGDKETTVQTKGFANFLAK; this comes from the coding sequence ATGAACTTACGCCATTTTACCATCATTTGTGGGCTGCTTTTTGCCGCACCCCTGCAAGGTGGGGAAATCCAACGCTTTCGATACGAATCGCCCCAGATGGGCACCACCTTCAGTATTACACTGTATGCCGAAACGGAGCAGCTTGCCGAACGTGCTGTTACAGCAGCTTTCGAACGGGTTGCCCACCTGAATACATTGATGAGCGATTACGATCCCAAAAGCGAACTGATGCAGTTGTGCAGCAAGAACAAAACCACTCTGGCTGGCCCACAGAAGGTCAGTGCGGAACTGTTCTACGTTCTGCAAAAATGCACAGCGCTTTCCCAGCTTTCGGAAGGTGCGTTTGATGCCAGCATTGGACCACTCAGCCGAATCTGGCGGACAGCACGCAAGGAAAAGAAATTGCCCCCAGCGGAAACAATTCAAACAGCTCTTACCAGGATGGGCTATCGAAACGTCAAACTAAATCCCAAAGATCGCACGGTGGAATTACTTGTTCCTGGAATGCAGCTTGATTTGGGTGGCATCGCCAAAGGCTATGCGGCCGATGAAGCGATTGCCACGTTGAAAAAGTTCAACATTTCAATTGCCCTGGTGGCTGCCAGTGGTGATATCGCCACAATGGGTATACCTCCGGACAGCAAAGGCTGGAAGATCGATATCGCCCCACCAGTGGGCAGCACTGACAAACGCACGGTGCTGCTGAAAGAGATGGCCGTTTCCACATCTGGGGACAGTTTTCAATTTCTGGAAATCGACGGCAAGCGTTATTCTCACCTGATCGACCCACGCACCGGGTATGGGATTGAAGGCCGACGCAGTGTTACAGTGATTGCCCCACGCGGGATCGATGCGGACAGCTATACCAAGATGGCCAGCATCTGGGCTCCTGAGAAAGCCATTGCCGCGATCGAAAAGATTCCTGGAATGGAATGCTCCATCTCTTTGATGGTGGGTGACAAAGAAACAACGGTGCAGACAAAAGGCTTTGCAAACTTTCTTGCGAAATGA